One window of Microtus pennsylvanicus isolate mMicPen1 chromosome X, mMicPen1.hap1, whole genome shotgun sequence genomic DNA carries:
- the LOC142840547 gene encoding spindlin-2-like, with amino-acid sequence MVHMFNYIFTILKRSTVFLIRIPPNKNMLSSPSQQHQGTQESAAQQQAPTQLTVSSLFSNAAMDPGTSTQYFWTTKAQGEPADAAAGHEFCDKIAKTKTADLTKKTPAQKRQRSRCSSLAERNIVGCRISHEWKEGDGPITHWRGTILDQVPLNPPLYLVKYDGIDCVYGLELHHDERVLSLKVLSDTVKPSPVPDPDIADTIIGKVVDHIFEGEHGSKDLWRGMVLAKAPLLNNFFYITYTNDPILYMYELLDDYKEGDLRILPIYNDIPPLNVGLKFVNGLIGKEVEYANDDGSKRMGKFIGKIEALPSVYLIKFDDDFHIYVYDFVENV; translated from the exons ATGGTCCAcatgttcaattacatcttcaccatcTTAAAGCGTTCAACAGTTTTTCTAATCCgtattcctccaaacaaaaatatG ctctccagcccttcccaacaACACCAGGGAACCCAGGAGAGTGCAGCACAGCAGCAGGCACCCACCCAG CTAACTGTCTCGTCCCTCTTCTCCAATGCAGCCATGGACCCTGGCACCAGCACCCAGTATTTCTGGACCACTAAGGCCCAAGGGGAACCCGCAGATGCAGCTGCTGGACATGAGTTCTGTGACAAGATCGCCAAGACCAAGACTGCAGATTTGACCAAGAAAACACCTGcacagaagaggcagaggagcagaTGTTCGTCTCTGGCCGAAAGGAACATCGtgggctgcagaatttctcacgAGTGGAAGGAAGGGGATGGGCCCATCACCCATTGGAGAGGAACGATTCTCGATCAGGTTCCTCTTAATCCCCCTCTCTATCTTGTGAAATACGATGGAATTGATTGCGTCTATGGATTGGAACTTCACCACGATGAAAGAGTGTTGTCCCTTAAAGTGCTCTCTGATACAGTAAAACCATCCCCAGTCCCTGATCCCGACATTGCTGATACAATAATTGGTAAGGTGGTGGATCACATATTTGAGGGTGAGCATGGCTCCAAAGATCTCTGGAGGGGGATGGTTCTGGCAAAAGCGCCTCTACTTAATAACTTTTTTTATATTACCTATACAAATGATCCCATCTTATACATGTACGAGCTTCTGGATGATTACAAAGAGGGCGATCTCCGAATCCTGCCAATTTATAATGACATTCCTCCACTAAATGTGGGTCTTAAATTTGTGAATGGTCTCATAGGAAAAGAGGTTGAATATGCCAATGATGATGGCAGCAAAAGAATGGGCAAGTTCATTGGCAAAATAGAAGCCCTACCATCGGTGTATCTTATCAAATTTGATGATGATtttcatatctatgtctatgattttgtgGAAAATGTCTAA